In a single window of the Nicotiana tomentosiformis chromosome 8, ASM39032v3, whole genome shotgun sequence genome:
- the LOC138896724 gene encoding 14 kDa proline-rich protein DC2.15-like: MAKFAASSIALLLTSNILFFTIVSSTSVPCPPPPHPKPHPTPYTPPTPSTPSSNGKCPKDTLKLKVCANLLNDLVHLVIGSSPAKTECCSLIQGLADLDAAVCLCTAIKANVLGINLNVPLSLNLLLNNCGKYCPENFQCA, encoded by the exons ATGGCTAAGTTTGCTGCATCCTCCATTGCCCTTCTTCTCACTTCGAACATTCTCTTCTTCACTATAGTTAGCTCCACTAGTGTCCCATGCCCACCACCCCCACACCCTAAACCCCACCCTACCCCCTATACCC CccctactccatcaaccccatcATCAAATGGTAAGTGCCCAAAGGACACACTTAAGCTAAAAGTGTGTGCAAACTTGTTGAATGACTTGGTGCACCTTGTCATTGGAAGTAGCCCAGCCAAAACTGAATGCTGCTCTCTAATTCAAGGACTTGCTGATCTTGATGCTGCTGTTTGCCTTTGCACTGCTATTAAAGCCAATGTGCTGGGAATCAACCTTAATGTCCCTCTTTCCCTCAACTTGCTTCTCAACAACTGCGGAAAATATTGCCCCGAGAATTTCCAATGCGCCTAA